From a single Spongiibacter taiwanensis genomic region:
- the fliE gene encoding flagellar hook-basal body complex protein FliE: MSDSLSVNQLLSQIRTIRQQTAMPAQNPMAQNTGELDRVNPNPGELRTGSVGGPQQTGFSQLLTQSIDAVNEMQSKSGALSAAFSSGDKNVSLTEVMVASQKADVSFKALVEVRNKFVDAYQEVMRMSI; this comes from the coding sequence ATGAGTGATAGTTTGAGTGTCAACCAACTGCTGAGTCAGATTCGGACCATTCGTCAGCAAACGGCGATGCCTGCCCAGAATCCGATGGCGCAGAACACTGGCGAGCTGGATCGGGTCAATCCCAACCCCGGCGAGCTGCGCACTGGCAGTGTTGGCGGCCCTCAGCAGACCGGCTTTTCCCAGCTGCTGACCCAGTCGATTGATGCGGTTAACGAGATGCAATCCAAATCGGGTGCTCTGTCGGCGGCGTTTTCCAGCGGCGATAAGAATGTGTCGTTGACCGAGGTGATGGTTGCCTCCCAAAAAGCAGATGTGTCGTTCAAGGCGCTGGTAGAGGTCCGCAACAAGTTTGTGGACGCCTACCAGGAAGTCATGCGGATGTCGATCTAA
- a CDS encoding sigma-54 interaction domain-containing protein: MPELIAADIASKTVKGLAKRVAQTDASVLLCGASGAGKEIYARFIHSQSRRADGPFVAVNCAAIPENMLEAMLFGYEKGAFTGAISSHAGKFEQAQGGTLLLDEISEMDLGLQAKLLRVLQEREVERLGSRKTITLDVRLIATTNRDLKAAVNAGRFREDLFYRLNVFPLYVPRLNERRDDILPLAEHFLARQPGVRHPQSVLTDAARRKLCDYTWPGNVRELDNVIQRALILRQDDYIDEVDIQFETGLNLMSSAAPYVADSDMAASDHPDDPEMDAPLSGIIRDQERLVINDALRRGKSKKEAAEILGISPRTLRYKLARLREHSAS, translated from the coding sequence ATGCCTGAGTTGATCGCTGCCGATATCGCTTCCAAAACGGTGAAAGGACTGGCCAAGCGGGTCGCCCAGACCGATGCCTCGGTGTTGCTCTGCGGTGCCAGTGGCGCGGGCAAGGAGATTTACGCCCGTTTCATTCACAGCCAGTCCCGCCGGGCCGACGGCCCTTTTGTGGCGGTGAACTGCGCAGCCATTCCCGAAAACATGCTCGAGGCCATGCTGTTTGGTTACGAGAAAGGGGCCTTCACCGGGGCTATTTCCAGCCATGCCGGTAAATTCGAGCAGGCGCAGGGGGGAACCTTGCTGCTGGATGAAATCTCGGAGATGGATCTGGGGTTGCAAGCCAAGTTACTGCGGGTGTTGCAGGAGCGGGAGGTGGAGCGCCTGGGTAGTCGCAAAACGATTACGTTGGATGTGCGCCTGATCGCCACCACCAACCGGGATCTGAAGGCGGCGGTCAACGCTGGCCGCTTCCGGGAAGACCTGTTTTATCGACTGAATGTGTTTCCCCTTTATGTGCCCCGTCTTAACGAGCGCCGGGACGACATTCTCCCCCTGGCTGAGCACTTTTTGGCCCGCCAACCCGGTGTGCGTCACCCCCAGAGCGTGCTTACCGATGCGGCTCGCCGCAAGCTCTGTGATTACACCTGGCCCGGCAACGTGAGGGAACTCGACAATGTGATTCAGCGGGCGCTGATTTTGCGCCAGGACGATTACATCGATGAGGTCGATATTCAGTTTGAGACCGGGCTGAATTTGATGAGCAGTGCCGCACCTTATGTTGCCGATAGCGATATGGCAGCCAGTGACCACCCTGACGACCCGGAAATGGATGCGCCGCTGAGCGGTATTATCCGCGACCAGGAACGCTTGGTGATTAACGACGCCCTGCGCCGCGGCAAGTCCAAAAAAGAAGCTGCTGAGATTCTTGGCATCAGCCCACGTACCCTTCGTTACAAACTGGCTCGCCTGCGCGAGCACAGCGCCAGCTAG
- a CDS encoding FliH/SctL family protein, producing the protein MTETFERWSPRRIEGDDQPVEAVAQAERPSLQGDVRPWVPADLGAVAAKAAAGSSSHAASTAHAQTQAQRQQNHQSELDALRQQAQQQGYEEGLRRGQQEAHNLLAQQSQQLQNTIAALRNVAGQLDESLEREVIGLSVGLAAQLLRHELQQHPEWLHEQIQAATAMLPGAGGGLEIHLHPADVDTLQQHFAQSGEVAEGNWQFVEDANISPGGFMLANDNSRVDERLETRLAAILRQAFANSPFVSGGRVDD; encoded by the coding sequence GTGACCGAGACCTTTGAGCGTTGGTCTCCCCGGCGCATTGAGGGGGACGACCAGCCTGTCGAGGCGGTGGCTCAGGCAGAGCGGCCCTCGCTGCAGGGCGATGTGCGCCCCTGGGTGCCGGCTGACCTGGGGGCGGTAGCCGCCAAAGCCGCGGCAGGGTCTTCGTCTCACGCCGCTTCGACTGCGCACGCCCAAACCCAAGCCCAGCGCCAACAAAACCACCAAAGTGAGCTTGATGCCCTGCGCCAGCAGGCCCAGCAGCAAGGTTATGAGGAAGGGCTCCGGCGGGGCCAGCAAGAGGCACACAATTTGTTGGCCCAACAAAGCCAGCAGCTGCAAAACACCATTGCGGCTTTGCGTAATGTCGCCGGGCAGTTGGATGAATCCCTGGAGCGGGAAGTCATTGGCTTAAGCGTGGGCCTGGCGGCGCAGCTTCTGCGTCACGAATTGCAGCAGCACCCCGAATGGCTTCATGAGCAAATTCAGGCGGCCACCGCGATGCTCCCCGGTGCGGGGGGCGGTTTGGAAATTCATCTGCACCCGGCCGATGTCGATACGCTGCAGCAGCATTTTGCCCAGAGCGGCGAGGTTGCTGAGGGCAACTGGCAGTTTGTCGAGGACGCCAACATCAGCCCCGGTGGCTTTATGCTGGCCAATGACAACTCCCGAGTTGATGAGCGGCTGGAAACCCGCTTAGCGGCCATTCTGCGACAAGCCTTTGCAAATTCTCCTTTCGTGTCTGGGGGCCGGGTTGATGACTGA
- the fliI gene encoding flagellar protein export ATPase FliI, whose product MTEFSHSDGGSLAQRIAGYRQRLGDVGQTRVEGKLKRVVGTMLEAVGCKSAVGGYCMVETVDGNWLETEVVGFANDKLLLMPTGELRGVMPNARVIPIEKGSDVPVGDGLLGRVLDGAGRPLDGRGSLHCSASRPLSGEPINPLSRQPIRQPLDVGVRAINSLLTVGRGQRLGLFAGSGVGKSVLLGMMTRFTSADVVVVALIGERGREVKEFIDSILGPEEMRRAVVVATPADHPPLMRMRAAWLATSIAEHFRDQGKQVLLLMDSLTRFAQAQREIALAVGEPPATKGYPPSVFARLPALVERAGNGEAGGGSITAFYTVLAEGDDQNDPIVDSARAILDGHIVLSRALADAGHFPAIDIEKSVSRAMNDITEKGHQDTVRYFRQMYSLYQQNRDLITIGAYQRGSDARLDEAVSLWPKISGFLQQAYDESETFDRSLDELSLLVSGTE is encoded by the coding sequence ATGACTGAGTTCAGTCACAGCGATGGCGGCAGTCTGGCCCAGCGGATAGCGGGCTACCGGCAGCGGCTGGGTGATGTCGGCCAAACCCGGGTCGAAGGCAAGCTCAAGCGGGTCGTTGGCACCATGCTCGAAGCGGTTGGCTGTAAGTCAGCAGTTGGTGGGTATTGCATGGTTGAGACGGTGGATGGCAACTGGCTGGAAACCGAAGTCGTCGGCTTTGCTAACGACAAACTGCTACTCATGCCCACCGGCGAGTTGCGCGGTGTCATGCCCAACGCCCGGGTGATTCCCATTGAAAAAGGCTCCGACGTGCCGGTTGGCGACGGCCTGTTGGGCCGCGTGCTCGACGGCGCCGGGCGGCCCCTGGATGGCCGGGGCAGCTTGCACTGCAGCGCCAGCCGGCCATTGTCGGGGGAGCCGATTAACCCCCTGTCCAGACAGCCGATTCGGCAGCCCCTCGATGTGGGGGTTAGGGCAATCAATTCCCTGCTCACAGTAGGTCGCGGTCAGCGCCTGGGCCTGTTTGCCGGCAGCGGCGTGGGCAAGAGTGTGCTGCTGGGCATGATGACCCGCTTTACCAGCGCCGATGTGGTGGTGGTTGCCCTGATTGGTGAGCGCGGCCGGGAAGTCAAAGAATTTATCGACAGTATTCTGGGCCCGGAAGAAATGCGCCGGGCGGTGGTGGTGGCGACCCCTGCAGATCACCCGCCGCTGATGCGGATGCGGGCGGCATGGCTGGCCACCTCGATTGCTGAGCACTTTCGGGACCAGGGTAAGCAAGTGTTATTACTAATGGATTCGCTGACCCGCTTCGCCCAAGCTCAACGAGAGATTGCACTGGCCGTGGGTGAACCGCCCGCCACCAAGGGCTACCCGCCGTCGGTGTTTGCCCGCTTACCGGCACTGGTAGAGCGCGCTGGAAATGGCGAGGCTGGCGGAGGGTCCATCACTGCGTTCTACACGGTGCTGGCCGAAGGGGACGATCAGAACGACCCCATCGTGGATTCCGCCAGGGCGATATTGGACGGTCATATCGTGCTGTCCAGAGCGCTGGCCGATGCCGGGCATTTTCCAGCAATAGATATTGAAAAGTCGGTGAGCCGGGCAATGAACGACATCACCGAAAAGGGCCACCAGGATACGGTGCGCTATTTCCGGCAGATGTACTCGCTGTACCAGCAAAACCGGGACCTCATTACCATTGGGGCCTACCAGCGGGGCAGTGATGCCCGATTGGATGAAGCGGTCAGTTTGTGGCCCAAAATTAGCGGGTTTCTGCAACAGGCCTACGACGAATCAGAAACCTTTGATCGAAGCCTGGATGAGTTAAGTCTACTGGTGAGTGGAACTGAATGA
- the fliG gene encoding flagellar motor switch protein FliG has protein sequence MASLNAMTVAGSEKAALLLLMLGEDQAAKVLKHVDAVDVEKIGSAMASIRDVDNRKAESVVNEFHRALSSENTLGVGVSNYVRKVLTNTLGEQKGATLADRVLGQEQALEIDSLRWLETEALVQMLKDEHPQIIAITLAHLAKEQAAKVLKALPTDLQENVVMRIATMQTIPQAAMKQLQDVLKKKLSVSASFKTSTVDGAMTAASIINSLDADSETRVLEALAKADEALSDRIQDLMFVFSNLMDIADKGIQMLLREVPSDILPIALKGAEERVRDKILNNMSKRAKEMIIEDMEARGPIKISEVEEAQKEILAIARKLAESGQIDLGKGGDDYV, from the coding sequence ATGGCGAGTCTTAATGCGATGACAGTAGCGGGCAGTGAGAAAGCGGCGCTTCTGCTACTGATGTTGGGTGAAGACCAGGCGGCCAAGGTGCTCAAGCATGTGGACGCGGTGGATGTCGAAAAAATCGGCTCGGCGATGGCGTCTATCCGCGATGTGGACAACCGCAAAGCCGAATCGGTAGTCAATGAGTTTCACCGGGCCCTGTCCTCGGAAAATACCCTCGGTGTGGGGGTGTCTAACTATGTCCGCAAGGTGCTCACCAATACGCTTGGCGAACAGAAGGGCGCAACCCTGGCTGACCGGGTGTTGGGCCAGGAGCAGGCCCTCGAAATCGATTCGCTGCGCTGGCTTGAAACTGAGGCGCTGGTGCAGATGCTCAAAGACGAGCACCCCCAGATCATTGCTATTACCCTGGCCCATCTGGCCAAGGAGCAGGCGGCGAAAGTGCTCAAAGCGTTACCCACGGATCTTCAGGAAAACGTGGTGATGCGCATTGCCACCATGCAGACCATCCCCCAGGCGGCCATGAAGCAGCTGCAGGATGTGCTCAAGAAAAAACTGTCGGTGTCGGCCTCCTTCAAGACCAGTACGGTTGATGGCGCCATGACGGCGGCCAGCATCATTAACTCGCTGGATGCCGATTCAGAGACCCGGGTGCTCGAGGCCCTGGCCAAGGCGGATGAAGCCCTGTCTGATCGTATTCAGGACCTGATGTTTGTGTTCAGCAATCTGATGGATATTGCCGACAAGGGCATTCAGATGCTGCTGCGGGAAGTGCCCTCAGATATTCTGCCCATCGCCTTGAAAGGCGCTGAAGAGCGGGTGCGCGACAAGATTCTGAATAACATGTCCAAGCGCGCCAAGGAGATGATTATTGAGGATATGGAAGCCCGCGGCCCGATCAAAATCAGTGAAGTGGAAGAGGCCCAGAAAGAAATTTTGGCCATCGCCAGAAAACTGGCAGAGAGCGGTCAGATCGATCTGGGCAAAGGTGGCGACGATTATGTGTAA
- a CDS encoding efflux RND transporter periplasmic adaptor subunit, which translates to MTDKFGKHTMKITTTLKYFLLGTFLSLPAQQTLAGGGHDNHGAADHSKSVNHEDAEHEHDEGTPSTTISEVMASRNGIRTGIAAPGTIERHLRVYGRLELPPDQRIEVRARFAGLVKSVSARVGQQVGKGEVLAIIESNDSLKDYAIRVPIAGVIQSRQTSVGEISGNAPLFTVVDTQQLWATLQVFSAQRFEVKPGLPVHVVHNGHRHDSSIESLAPADQGEPYILARVALDNPDGDMAPGDLVSGEIDAEIISAPLVVESRALQQLDGNTVVFVQQGDEYHAQVVKTGRSDGRHTEVLSGLDAGAHYVVENSYLIKADIEKSGAAHEH; encoded by the coding sequence ATGACTGATAAATTCGGAAAACACACCATGAAAATCACGACGACTTTAAAATACTTTTTGCTCGGAACCTTTCTCTCCTTGCCCGCACAACAAACCCTTGCTGGTGGGGGGCATGACAATCATGGCGCTGCAGACCATTCGAAGTCCGTAAATCACGAAGATGCTGAGCATGAACACGATGAGGGAACGCCATCGACCACCATTTCCGAAGTCATGGCTAGCCGCAATGGTATTCGCACTGGCATCGCAGCCCCCGGCACCATAGAACGTCATCTCAGGGTTTACGGTCGCCTTGAATTGCCACCGGATCAACGCATTGAAGTCCGGGCCCGCTTTGCTGGTCTGGTGAAATCCGTCAGCGCTCGTGTTGGCCAGCAAGTTGGCAAGGGTGAGGTACTGGCCATCATTGAATCCAACGACAGCTTAAAAGATTACGCGATCCGCGTGCCTATTGCGGGTGTCATCCAGTCTCGCCAGACCAGTGTCGGTGAGATCAGTGGTAATGCCCCCTTGTTTACCGTGGTGGATACCCAGCAACTGTGGGCCACCTTGCAGGTATTTTCCGCCCAGCGTTTTGAAGTAAAGCCGGGGCTACCGGTGCACGTTGTACACAACGGTCACCGTCACGACAGCAGCATAGAATCCCTCGCCCCCGCAGACCAGGGCGAACCTTACATCCTGGCCCGCGTAGCGCTCGATAATCCTGATGGGGATATGGCACCCGGCGACCTAGTAAGCGGTGAAATCGATGCGGAAATCATTAGCGCTCCGCTGGTTGTGGAAAGCCGGGCGCTGCAGCAGCTTGACGGCAACACGGTGGTTTTTGTTCAGCAAGGCGATGAATACCACGCACAGGTTGTAAAAACCGGTCGCAGCGATGGCCGCCATACAGAGGTGTTGTCGGGGCTGGACGCGGGTGCGCACTACGTCGTCGAGAACAGCTATCTGATCAAGGCCGATATCGAAAAATCCGGCGCAGCTCACGAACACTGA
- a CDS encoding TolC family protein: MNILYFPCGRWLALVLCLAAPAAQAQLTLQEAITRALDENPQLQVFPLRQKAAKAQRESTNMSPGYTLGIGTENLAGSGEFSGADKAEYALSIGSVIELGGKRSARTAVADTRYAKIVLEREVAALDLIAAVTQGFVTVLSLQQQIEVEDQALQLANETLAVASRFARKGAAPDADRLRAKAQQAQVELNLATLQAKYDAEKFALATLWDASEAQFEEVSGNLFAHPVPGDFPNLWRRVVSSPGIAILASEQRIAEAELALVRSQSSANVGWRLGVRRDQFSGDSSLIASMDIPLFSGRRNRGEEKAARAQLESQAYRQQEARLALRRGLYRAWKTYQQSQLATSSLQTDVIPALESAQAHTRRAYEQGRYRYSDWLAVQKELLDAQRRLISEATNALYHQALIEQLTATPLNGESRHD; the protein is encoded by the coding sequence ATGAATATCTTGTATTTCCCGTGCGGGCGGTGGCTTGCACTGGTGCTGTGCTTGGCTGCGCCTGCGGCCCAGGCACAGCTGACACTGCAGGAAGCGATCACTCGCGCGCTTGACGAAAACCCTCAGCTACAGGTTTTTCCTTTACGGCAGAAAGCCGCTAAAGCGCAACGAGAATCCACCAATATGAGTCCCGGTTACACACTGGGTATTGGCACGGAAAATCTCGCAGGTAGTGGCGAGTTCTCCGGAGCCGACAAGGCGGAATACGCACTCTCTATAGGTTCGGTTATCGAGCTTGGTGGTAAACGCTCAGCCCGTACCGCAGTGGCCGACACTCGCTACGCGAAAATTGTTCTAGAGCGAGAGGTCGCCGCTCTGGATTTGATCGCTGCGGTAACCCAAGGCTTTGTTACCGTTCTCAGTTTGCAACAGCAAATTGAAGTCGAAGATCAGGCTTTGCAACTTGCTAACGAAACCTTGGCTGTTGCCTCACGTTTTGCCCGCAAAGGCGCGGCGCCGGATGCCGACCGACTCAGGGCGAAAGCGCAGCAGGCTCAGGTAGAACTGAATCTTGCGACGCTGCAGGCCAAATACGATGCCGAAAAGTTCGCGCTGGCAACGTTGTGGGACGCAAGCGAAGCTCAGTTTGAAGAGGTCAGCGGGAACCTCTTTGCTCACCCGGTGCCGGGAGACTTTCCCAATCTATGGCGTCGCGTCGTGTCGTCCCCCGGCATAGCGATACTGGCGTCCGAACAGAGAATAGCTGAGGCCGAACTGGCACTGGTACGCAGTCAATCCAGCGCCAATGTTGGTTGGCGTCTAGGCGTGCGGCGCGATCAGTTCAGCGGCGACTCGAGTTTGATCGCCAGCATGGACATTCCTCTATTCTCAGGCAGGCGCAATCGCGGCGAAGAAAAGGCGGCACGAGCGCAGCTGGAAAGCCAAGCCTACCGCCAGCAGGAGGCACGTCTCGCACTGCGCAGAGGCCTTTATCGGGCCTGGAAGACCTACCAGCAGAGTCAATTGGCAACCAGCTCCCTCCAGACCGACGTCATCCCAGCACTAGAATCGGCACAAGCCCATACTCGCCGCGCCTATGAACAAGGGCGCTATCGCTATAGCGACTGGTTAGCGGTTCAGAAGGAACTGCTGGACGCACAGCGGCGGCTGATCAGCGAGGCAACCAATGCCCTCTACCATCAGGCCTTGATCGAACAGCTTACAGCGACTCCGCTTAACGGGGAGAGCCGCCATGACTGA
- the fliF gene encoding flagellar basal-body MS-ring/collar protein FliF, with protein MAEQQGKAPNLLLNQLAGNPITRQLLILIGIAASVALGVAAVLWSQGPDYRSLYTGLAPERAAAVVDALNAANIPYKVQDSTGSIMVPAQQLHDARLKLAGEGVMRDGSGMAMLDQQQGFGVSEFMQSKKYHYALEQELARTIESIQQVRKARVHLAIPKQSVFIRDRKPPTASIMLDVYPGSRIQKGSVDAIVNLVATSVTGMQPEDVTVVDQLGNQLSEKESQDQLSVSTRQLDYQRRIEAGYEERVAGLIRPFAGSGRVQVQVAADVDFSTVQESRESWNPDRQVVRSEQINERGPLDGDPANAAGVPGALSNQPPMAGTKGADNGDVNGTRSVVRNYEIERVLNHTVSSSGMIRRLSVAVVVDNKRITNEEGQVISQPLSEAEIGQLTSLVKDAVGFDGERGDRVTVMSADFRMETAELEEVSAPGFWEQPWFASLIKQILAGLAVLIIVFTVIRPALRNLMQANQPPPALPRGEEDGLSGEVMQRPVAALAGPGAPAFEQKMNDVRAAAEQDPRRVAQVVKRWVAENGES; from the coding sequence ATGGCTGAACAACAAGGCAAAGCGCCCAATCTGCTGCTCAACCAGTTGGCGGGGAATCCCATTACCCGTCAGCTGTTGATCCTGATCGGCATCGCCGCCAGCGTGGCACTCGGTGTGGCAGCGGTGCTCTGGTCCCAGGGGCCGGACTACCGCAGTTTGTACACCGGCCTGGCGCCGGAGCGGGCTGCCGCAGTGGTTGACGCCCTCAATGCCGCCAATATTCCCTACAAAGTCCAGGACAGCACGGGTTCGATCATGGTTCCTGCCCAGCAGTTGCACGATGCGCGGCTGAAATTGGCGGGCGAAGGTGTGATGCGCGATGGCAGCGGTATGGCCATGCTCGATCAGCAGCAGGGATTTGGTGTTAGTGAGTTTATGCAGTCTAAAAAATATCACTACGCCCTGGAGCAGGAACTGGCCAGAACCATCGAAAGTATCCAGCAGGTGCGCAAGGCGCGCGTGCATCTGGCCATTCCCAAGCAATCCGTATTTATCCGGGATCGCAAGCCGCCAACGGCGTCCATTATGCTCGACGTATACCCGGGGAGCCGCATTCAGAAGGGCAGTGTGGATGCCATCGTCAATCTGGTGGCGACCAGTGTGACCGGCATGCAACCGGAAGATGTCACCGTGGTGGATCAATTGGGCAACCAGCTCTCCGAGAAGGAAAGTCAGGATCAGCTCAGTGTCAGTACCCGGCAATTGGATTATCAGCGCCGCATTGAAGCGGGCTATGAGGAGCGGGTGGCCGGTTTGATCCGGCCCTTTGCAGGTTCCGGCCGAGTGCAGGTGCAAGTGGCCGCGGATGTGGATTTCTCCACTGTGCAGGAAAGCCGCGAGAGCTGGAACCCGGATCGTCAGGTGGTGCGCAGTGAACAGATCAATGAGCGCGGCCCCCTTGATGGTGACCCCGCTAATGCCGCCGGCGTGCCCGGTGCCCTGAGTAATCAGCCGCCGATGGCCGGCACGAAGGGTGCCGACAATGGCGACGTGAACGGTACTCGTTCGGTGGTGCGCAACTACGAAATTGAGCGGGTGCTCAACCACACCGTGAGCTCCAGCGGCATGATTCGCCGTCTGTCGGTGGCCGTGGTGGTGGACAACAAACGGATTACCAACGAAGAGGGGCAGGTGATCTCCCAGCCCTTGAGCGAGGCAGAGATTGGCCAGCTGACTTCGCTGGTAAAAGATGCGGTGGGTTTTGATGGCGAGCGCGGTGATCGGGTGACGGTCATGTCGGCGGATTTCCGCATGGAAACCGCGGAGCTTGAAGAAGTGTCGGCTCCCGGCTTTTGGGAGCAGCCCTGGTTCGCCAGTTTAATCAAGCAGATTCTGGCAGGGCTTGCGGTGTTGATCATTGTCTTCACCGTCATTCGCCCAGCCCTGCGCAATCTGATGCAGGCCAATCAGCCGCCACCGGCCTTGCCCCGTGGCGAAGAGGATGGCCTCAGCGGTGAAGTGATGCAGCGCCCGGTAGCGGCGCTGGCGGGGCCGGGAGCACCGGCCTTTGAGCAAAAAATGAATGATGTTCGGGCGGCGGCAGAGCAAGACCCCCGGCGAGTGGCACAGGTGGTAAAACGGTGGGTGGCAGAAAATGGCGAGTCTTAA